The proteins below come from a single Gimesia alba genomic window:
- a CDS encoding DUF1559 domain-containing protein, which produces MLFPEFDRRRARSGFTLIELLVVIAIIAILIALLLPAVQQAREAARRAQCKNNLKQIGLAIHNYESAYRVFPGLSSESAYGYSVQARILPFVDQGNLQNLIDFDIPLMVGSGGSQSMNPVHNTVAGQVLPLFLCPSEPESPIFQNANTGSGVFAGTNYVVCTGDGTGTNYDTRARTNGMFFWGSASRFRDLTDGSSNTLILSESLMGNKLDGSGLVTDPQRQMARYRGGGMGAAGEGFTSAPGHNPDIAAAANAAGNYDGRGRSSWIWGREHLTSFNTYMTPNSDVPDVHRNGFGWFAPRSMHIGGVHVGLGDASVRFVSDSIDLTLWRALGTKGGGEVIGEF; this is translated from the coding sequence ATGTTATTCCCTGAATTTGACCGGCGGCGTGCGCGCAGCGGGTTTACGTTAATTGAACTTTTAGTCGTCATCGCCATCATTGCGATTTTGATTGCCCTGTTGTTGCCCGCGGTTCAGCAGGCGCGGGAAGCAGCCCGGCGGGCACAGTGTAAAAATAATCTGAAACAGATTGGTCTGGCGATTCATAATTATGAAAGTGCATATCGTGTCTTTCCCGGTTTGTCTTCCGAGAGTGCCTATGGCTACTCGGTGCAGGCGCGGATTCTCCCGTTTGTGGATCAAGGCAACCTGCAAAATCTGATCGACTTTGATATCCCCCTAATGGTCGGTTCGGGAGGCAGTCAGTCGATGAATCCGGTTCATAATACGGTTGCAGGGCAGGTATTGCCGTTGTTTCTGTGTCCGAGTGAACCGGAGTCTCCCATTTTTCAAAATGCGAATACGGGGAGCGGCGTCTTTGCCGGCACAAATTATGTCGTCTGCACGGGAGACGGGACCGGGACGAATTATGACACACGCGCGCGGACGAACGGAATGTTCTTCTGGGGATCGGCCAGCCGCTTTCGGGATCTGACGGATGGTTCTTCGAATACATTGATTCTGTCAGAGTCGTTAATGGGGAACAAACTGGACGGCAGCGGTCTGGTGACTGATCCACAGCGGCAGATGGCCCGTTATCGGGGCGGCGGAATGGGGGCTGCCGGTGAAGGTTTCACAAGTGCGCCGGGACACAATCCGGATATCGCAGCCGCGGCGAATGCGGCGGGCAATTATGACGGGCGTGGACGGAGTTCCTGGATCTGGGGCCGCGAGCACCTGACCTCGTTCAACACCTATATGACGCCGAACTCGGATGTGCCCGATGTGCATCGCAACGGGTTCGGCTGGTTTGCGCCACGGAGTATGCATATCGGCGGTGTGCATGTGGGTCTGGGAGATGCCTCGGTGCGGTTTGTGAGTGACAGCATCGATCTTACTCTCTGGCGGGCTCTCGGAACTAAAGGGGGCGGTGAAGTCATCGGCGAGTTTTAG